A stretch of the Teredinibacter haidensis genome encodes the following:
- a CDS encoding DEAD/DEAH box helicase has product MLKLRKWQAEAISAIRRKYAQGQSHFLCLATPGAGKTLMASILAKQLFQSNKIDLVICFSPSINIATALQHSLEQHIGHHINGRLGAKGHVMTYQSMLSLDQSYWEILSQYRVLAIFDEIHHCAGDAFGNGNSWGQTIVNSIQGRATYTLSLTGTPWRSDNIPIALSNYCEQGKVNCDYSYGLNKAIKDYVCRAPKIIAIDNEKISLRENGRESYYNSFESLLSESTCSYQQILDNPGLIRQVIKKASAQLSSLRKQNRDAGALIVAASINHALKISKILKEVTGDESAVVTHLHDDAQDIIQQFRSSTQKWIISVGMISEGTDIPRLRVCCHLSRIKTELAFRQVLGRVLRSSGKHDSPGYLFMPAEPNLIAFAQRVAEDVPEEHTVSIDVMEEQTSFTECTSNESNDELGINYPPIDEVLLHVPFDLDGSPLNENTLTPDIANGIYPSLSDTYNMTIDFFGRFKQQIIQPTILNSST; this is encoded by the coding sequence GTGCTAAAGCTTCGTAAGTGGCAAGCAGAGGCGATTTCTGCAATTCGGCGAAAGTATGCGCAAGGACAATCACACTTTCTCTGTCTTGCGACCCCCGGTGCGGGCAAAACGCTCATGGCATCAATTTTGGCGAAACAGTTATTTCAATCCAACAAGATTGACTTGGTCATTTGTTTTTCACCGTCGATTAATATCGCTACTGCCTTACAGCACTCTCTCGAACAACATATTGGACATCACATTAACGGACGGCTAGGTGCCAAGGGTCATGTAATGACCTATCAATCAATGCTAAGCCTTGATCAAAGCTATTGGGAAATTCTTTCTCAATACCGTGTTTTGGCCATTTTTGATGAAATACACCACTGTGCCGGCGACGCGTTTGGCAACGGCAATAGCTGGGGGCAAACAATAGTTAACTCCATACAAGGTAGAGCAACCTATACGCTGTCGTTGACCGGCACACCTTGGCGTTCAGATAACATACCCATTGCACTCTCTAACTATTGTGAGCAAGGAAAAGTCAACTGCGACTATAGCTACGGTTTAAATAAAGCCATTAAAGATTATGTTTGTAGAGCCCCTAAAATTATAGCCATCGACAACGAGAAGATATCGTTACGAGAAAATGGTAGGGAGTCCTATTATAACTCGTTTGAATCACTACTTAGCGAGTCGACTTGCAGCTACCAGCAAATACTCGACAATCCCGGCCTCATTCGCCAAGTCATCAAAAAGGCATCGGCCCAGCTATCTTCTTTACGCAAGCAAAACCGTGACGCAGGTGCTCTAATCGTTGCAGCCAGTATTAACCACGCGTTAAAAATTTCTAAAATCCTCAAAGAGGTTACAGGTGATGAAAGTGCTGTCGTAACTCACTTACACGACGACGCTCAAGATATTATTCAACAATTCCGATCTTCCACTCAAAAATGGATTATTTCCGTTGGCATGATCAGCGAGGGTACAGATATTCCTCGACTTCGTGTCTGCTGCCATTTAAGCAGAATAAAAACTGAACTCGCCTTCCGTCAAGTGCTTGGAAGGGTTCTCCGCTCTTCAGGAAAACATGACTCTCCCGGATACCTATTTATGCCAGCAGAGCCCAACTTAATTGCATTTGCACAACGAGTAGCGGAAGACGTTCCCGAGGAACACACCGTATCCATTGACGTAATGGAAGAACAAACATCCTTCACCGAATGCACCAGTAACGAGTCTAACGACGAACTAGGGATTAACTATCCACCTATCGATGAAGTGCTTTTACACGTTCCATTCGATTTGGACGGGTCACCTCTTAATGAGAATACATTAACACCAGATATAGCCAATGGAATCTATCCAAGTTTATCCGACACATACAATATGACGATCGACTTTTTCGGACGTTTCAAACAGCAAATAATTCAACCCACGATTCTCAACAGCTCAACCTAA
- a CDS encoding helix-turn-helix domain-containing protein produces MKTSPYSPHYDRLRAWMKQKREDSGLSLRAASIKMGRHHSVLGKMEQDRRKIEILEFIQYCHVIGADPQEGLEVMIQSLSGES; encoded by the coding sequence ATGAAAACATCTCCTTATTCACCTCACTACGATAGATTGCGCGCTTGGATGAAGCAGAAGCGTGAAGACAGTGGTCTATCTCTTCGAGCTGCATCTATTAAGATGGGGAGACATCATTCTGTGTTGGGGAAGATGGAACAGGATAGACGTAAAATAGAGATATTGGAGTTCATCCAATATTGCCATGTCATTGGTGCTGACCCACAAGAGGGGTTGGAGGTGATGATTCAGTCTTTGTCGGGTGAAAGCTGA
- a CDS encoding DUF6088 family protein: MTTQDIVLHYINNLERGAPFYIDELYELASKGAVQKAIGKLVRAGKVVRVSKGMYAAPKSLPSVPSIVITTSPEEIARLWAKKHGYRLVSQGVEAAYKIGFQTQAPVRTVYWSDGPTRKFTFGNATLFIRRVSNKKLKFSGQALGGLLRAIYATNADAIEMKDLQTAFNRLSITSIEMARMLKQLQEEPLPKKWISKLKSFEKLSTQGLDD; this comes from the coding sequence ATGACCACTCAAGATATTGTCCTTCACTACATTAATAACCTCGAACGTGGCGCGCCTTTCTATATAGACGAGCTCTACGAGCTCGCGTCCAAGGGCGCTGTTCAAAAAGCGATAGGTAAGCTTGTCCGAGCTGGCAAAGTCGTTCGCGTTAGCAAAGGGATGTACGCAGCACCAAAATCACTTCCAAGCGTCCCAAGTATTGTCATCACCACCAGCCCAGAAGAAATCGCCAGGCTTTGGGCAAAGAAACATGGGTATCGCTTAGTCAGTCAAGGGGTCGAAGCAGCCTATAAAATTGGCTTTCAAACGCAAGCACCGGTCAGAACTGTTTATTGGAGTGATGGGCCTACAAGGAAGTTTACATTCGGGAACGCAACGTTATTTATTCGCCGAGTTTCTAATAAGAAGCTTAAGTTTTCTGGCCAAGCTCTTGGTGGATTGTTGCGAGCAATCTACGCAACAAACGCAGATGCGATTGAGATGAAGGATCTACAAACTGCGTTTAACCGGTTGTCTATTACCAGTATAGAAATGGCAAGGATGCTTAAACAACTCCAAGAAGAACCTTTGCCGAAGAAGTGGATTAGCAAGCTTAAATCTTTCGAGAAGTTATCTACTCAGGGGCTCGACGACTAA
- a CDS encoding site-specific integrase — protein sequence MYFKIFGSDNYKHNGKYLPELPFIVDRGGKPFDELNDYILYLAGTQDKDLDSTVRLAVVRILVVLNSLSTGNSKFQWRQVVGAHLELLMNTLKLDGHNKKGLRRDTINTYISAFIAFLWWAEKEGLCDGVVGINDVGVSDRLYQIALEPSAQRGKQYKIPFLLSRDKTQKGSKREHDSRKAWDKALEMVTQFDAGGLSNKSIAIFHRDEMILRLFLESSLRRVELIHLEVGLFLEPLLSGERKKIITLPKTKIYDTRDVGIHSALYADIQVYIASSRKELVAGKKKSLALIPSLKTGGFFKPNSITNLCREYGVRPHEGRAQGLTERFIDLIELGVSQMTAILTVSQEAGHKIENRNAGNIFLKYYLRAERIVARANAARDKKLSLEEENAALRQSLNNANAELRKLGREAVEVL from the coding sequence GTGTACTTCAAGATATTTGGTTCGGATAATTATAAACACAATGGTAAGTATTTACCTGAGCTTCCTTTTATTGTGGATCGGGGCGGGAAACCTTTTGATGAATTGAATGATTACATCTTGTATTTGGCTGGTACTCAAGATAAAGACCTGGATTCTACAGTACGCCTAGCGGTGGTACGTATTTTGGTAGTATTGAACTCGCTGAGTACTGGGAACTCAAAGTTCCAGTGGCGTCAGGTCGTAGGGGCTCACCTTGAACTATTGATGAATACTTTAAAGCTGGATGGGCATAACAAGAAAGGTCTCCGGCGCGACACAATCAATACTTATATCAGTGCTTTTATTGCCTTCCTTTGGTGGGCAGAAAAAGAGGGGCTTTGCGATGGGGTTGTTGGTATCAATGATGTAGGTGTGTCTGATCGTCTTTACCAAATAGCACTTGAACCATCGGCCCAGAGAGGAAAACAGTACAAAATACCATTTCTGCTTTCTCGGGATAAAACGCAAAAAGGGAGTAAGCGAGAACACGATTCTAGGAAAGCGTGGGACAAAGCGTTGGAAATGGTGACTCAGTTTGATGCGGGTGGTTTAAGCAACAAATCAATCGCAATATTTCACCGAGATGAGATGATACTTAGATTGTTTTTGGAAAGTTCATTGCGTCGTGTCGAGCTGATTCATTTGGAGGTGGGACTTTTTCTCGAGCCTCTATTGTCCGGAGAGAGAAAGAAAATTATTACTTTGCCTAAGACTAAGATATACGATACCCGTGATGTCGGTATTCATTCTGCTTTGTATGCTGATATTCAGGTTTACATCGCGAGTTCAAGAAAAGAACTGGTTGCTGGGAAAAAGAAATCTCTTGCCCTAATACCGTCCTTAAAAACGGGCGGCTTCTTCAAACCAAACTCAATTACGAATTTGTGTCGAGAATACGGTGTAAGACCTCATGAGGGTAGGGCCCAAGGGCTAACGGAGCGGTTTATTGATTTGATTGAGTTGGGCGTATCGCAAATGACCGCAATTTTGACCGTGAGTCAGGAAGCAGGGCATAAAATAGAAAACCGAAATGCGGGTAATATCTTTCTAAAATATTATCTTAGAGCTGAACGGATTGTTGCGCGAGCAAACGCTGCGCGTGATAAAAAATTGAGTTTGGAAGAGGAAAACGCTGCTTTGAGGCAAAGCCTAAATAACGCAAACGCAGAACTCAGGAAGCTGGGCCGTGAAGCTGTGGAGGTGCTGTGA
- a CDS encoding AHH domain-containing protein has product MYPDIRPPQNKVDWLIADFAKKEKPGVADFARLRVIGGLYDRLDSYRVAGESMSRGELLAESHKSDRLGRYLTRAGDARPSTRCDAHAIISGGHPETIVLRGIMAWVKMRIDDPHNGCWLPRDWDDRAYMPNHLRKAVPHRRIHTNAYYEWLSSRIRPQLIRTSEQLIHALRFARVMLQSGSVPPNVMPRTGR; this is encoded by the coding sequence ATGTATCCTGATATCAGGCCACCTCAAAACAAAGTTGATTGGCTAATTGCGGATTTTGCGAAAAAGGAAAAGCCCGGCGTGGCTGACTTTGCGCGCTTGAGAGTTATTGGAGGTCTTTACGACCGTCTAGATAGCTATCGTGTCGCCGGTGAATCCATGTCTCGCGGCGAGTTGTTGGCAGAATCACATAAATCCGATCGTCTTGGCCGGTACTTAACTAGGGCTGGTGATGCCCGGCCATCCACGCGATGTGATGCTCACGCCATCATCTCCGGAGGGCACCCTGAAACAATAGTTCTTAGGGGCATTATGGCTTGGGTGAAAATGAGAATTGATGACCCCCACAATGGGTGTTGGCTCCCTAGAGACTGGGATGATCGTGCGTATATGCCGAACCATTTACGAAAAGCAGTACCGCACCGGCGTATCCACACCAATGCATACTATGAATGGTTAAGTTCGCGGATTCGCCCTCAGTTGATTAGAACGTCGGAGCAGCTTATTCATGCGCTACGCTTTGCTAGGGTTATGCTGCAATCGGGCAGTGTGCCACCTAATGTAATGCCGAGGACGGGACGCTAA
- a CDS encoding regulatory protein RecX: protein MSIRNKALDLLARREHSRAELRNKLLHRFRNEEQSIDSILDKLENENLLSDQRFTEMYIRGRVAKSIGPIRIISELRQKGVDASLAELVLADLGMEWCAALKALSLQKYGETAAQDDKERAKRIRFFQYKGYPPEFIREVVTW from the coding sequence GTGAGTATACGAAATAAAGCGCTAGATTTATTGGCTCGTAGAGAGCACTCTCGGGCTGAGTTAAGAAACAAGCTACTTCATCGCTTTCGGAATGAAGAGCAATCGATTGATTCTATTCTTGATAAGCTAGAAAATGAAAACTTATTATCCGATCAACGCTTTACGGAGATGTATATTCGTGGACGTGTGGCTAAGAGCATTGGGCCCATTCGAATTATCTCTGAGCTTCGTCAAAAGGGTGTTGATGCATCATTGGCCGAATTGGTGCTCGCCGATTTAGGTATGGAATGGTGCGCTGCTTTGAAGGCGTTGTCATTGCAAAAGTATGGTGAAACAGCCGCGCAAGATGATAAAGAAAGAGCCAAGCGCATTCGTTTTTTTCAATACAAGGGTTATCCGCCTGAATTCATTCGTGAAGTAGTAACTTGGTGA
- a CDS encoding efflux RND transporter periplasmic adaptor subunit, with product MNTSDIFKPATLVAAISGALVGGLLTLSLGGGNSSSETSSDAKQEPLYWVAPMDPNYRRDKPGKSPMGMDLIPVYDKGAKANDEGPGTISISPDVINNLGVRTGLVERQPLHTEIVTVGYVKYDEDKLIHIHPRVSGWVEKLFVKAAGDPVQQGEPLYSLYSPELVNAQEELVLALNRKNSRLIQAAEDRLKALQIPAASIKALKQTLKIQQTVTFYAPQTGVVDNLNIREGFYVKPGTTMLSIGALDQVWVDAEIFERQAALVKAGDPVTMNLDYLPGKTWSGQVDYIYPTLDSKTRTVRLRLRFENPDFALKPNMFAQVAVHSDSAEQLLVIPREALIRTGSQDRVVLALGEGSYKSIAVKVGREDQSIAEIIEGVSEGDRVVTSAQFLLDSESSKTSDFKRMHHGEDQPSSVWVAATIESVMPDHRMVTVKHDAIDAWEWPEMTMDFQVNPKVNFEVLAPGTQLHMEITKLDNGQYEMTGTHIMNGESENEMSSEDEESVDHSQMNHGEMDHSKMDHSQMNHGEMDHSKMDHSQMNHEEMDHSQMNHNGMETNAVDHSKMDHSNHQQHSGDGE from the coding sequence ATGAATACATCAGACATATTTAAGCCCGCAACGCTTGTTGCCGCAATTTCGGGCGCCCTTGTGGGTGGTCTACTGACCCTCTCTCTGGGCGGTGGAAATAGCAGTTCCGAGACGTCATCGGATGCCAAGCAAGAACCCTTGTATTGGGTGGCGCCGATGGATCCGAATTATCGACGCGATAAACCGGGTAAGTCGCCCATGGGCATGGATCTTATTCCAGTCTACGACAAAGGTGCAAAAGCCAATGACGAAGGCCCCGGAACAATCAGCATATCGCCCGATGTGATTAATAATTTGGGGGTTCGCACCGGCTTGGTTGAGCGTCAGCCACTTCATACTGAAATTGTCACCGTCGGATATGTTAAATACGACGAAGACAAGCTAATCCACATCCATCCTCGAGTCTCCGGCTGGGTGGAAAAATTATTTGTTAAGGCAGCCGGTGATCCGGTGCAACAAGGCGAGCCTTTGTATTCGCTTTATTCGCCGGAATTAGTCAATGCACAAGAAGAGTTGGTGCTCGCACTTAATCGTAAAAACTCACGCTTAATTCAGGCAGCGGAAGACAGGCTTAAAGCCTTACAAATTCCAGCGGCCTCCATTAAAGCGCTGAAGCAGACCTTAAAAATTCAGCAAACAGTGACGTTCTACGCCCCCCAAACCGGCGTGGTTGATAACCTGAATATTCGAGAAGGCTTTTACGTTAAGCCAGGCACAACGATGCTCAGTATCGGCGCATTGGATCAAGTATGGGTAGACGCGGAAATCTTTGAACGCCAGGCGGCCCTGGTTAAAGCCGGCGATCCTGTCACGATGAACTTGGACTACCTGCCGGGTAAAACCTGGTCAGGTCAGGTGGATTATATTTACCCAACACTCGATAGCAAAACACGCACAGTGCGTCTTCGCCTTCGTTTTGAAAATCCAGATTTTGCGCTCAAACCCAATATGTTTGCGCAAGTTGCTGTGCACTCCGATAGTGCTGAGCAATTACTTGTCATCCCAAGGGAAGCACTTATTCGTACCGGCAGCCAAGACCGGGTTGTATTGGCCTTGGGAGAGGGTAGTTACAAATCGATTGCCGTCAAAGTTGGGCGTGAAGATCAGTCAATTGCTGAAATCATCGAAGGCGTGAGCGAAGGGGATAGGGTAGTGACATCGGCCCAGTTCTTACTCGATTCCGAGTCTAGCAAAACCTCAGACTTTAAACGAATGCATCATGGCGAAGATCAGCCCAGCTCAGTGTGGGTTGCCGCCACGATCGAGAGCGTAATGCCTGATCATCGAATGGTGACGGTCAAACATGATGCGATTGACGCTTGGGAATGGCCTGAAATGACCATGGATTTTCAGGTTAACCCAAAAGTGAATTTTGAGGTGTTAGCACCCGGTACTCAGCTGCACATGGAAATTACCAAGCTCGATAATGGGCAGTATGAAATGACGGGTACACATATTATGAATGGTGAGAGTGAGAACGAAATGTCTTCGGAAGATGAAGAGAGCGTGGATCATAGTCAGATGAATCACGGTGAGATGGATCACTCCAAAATGGATCACAGCCAAATGAATCATGGTGAGATGGATCATTCTAAAATGGATCACAGCCAGATGAATCATGAAGAAATGGACCATTCACAAATGAACCACAATGGCATGGAAACTAACGCGGTTGATCACTCAAAGATGGATCACTCCAATCACCAACAGCACTCAGGTGACGGGGAGTAA
- a CDS encoding TolC family protein — MHFDYKIWRPMVCASLVALSATLAHADSYSLENAVTTAQRQDPWVQGSLKRQESLDALSVEAGSLPDPSVSLGVANLPIDTFDFSQEGMTQFKVGVSQMFPRGKTLSLKREKLQKLSEMQPYARADRNAQVAVTVAQLWLDTYRSEQTIYLIEQDRGLFEHLVDVAQSSYTTASGRTRQQDLVRAQLELTRLDDRLTRLYQQRDMSLAKLGEWLGDPVITLSENENSESLIELKAPGLIKERDRSTKLRQLSEILSRHPKIKRIDQKINAFDSGVKLAKQSYKPQWGVNASYGYRDQTPMGDDRSDFFSVGVSFDVPLFTGKRQDKKVQSANAELEAVKTERALVLRQLKAGYDSAEAMYLRLVERKFLFDSRLLKEMAEQAEASLSAYTNDDGDFAEVVRARIAELNARIEALHVDIDMQKNIAQLNYFQAGTPSTKESSRAAL, encoded by the coding sequence ATGCACTTTGACTACAAAATTTGGAGGCCCATGGTATGCGCCTCGCTGGTTGCCTTGTCGGCAACCTTAGCACACGCCGATTCTTACTCTCTTGAGAATGCGGTGACAACAGCCCAACGACAAGACCCATGGGTTCAGGGAAGTTTGAAGCGCCAAGAAAGCCTTGATGCGCTGAGTGTTGAAGCGGGCTCGCTTCCGGATCCCTCAGTCAGCTTGGGCGTGGCAAACCTTCCGATAGATACCTTTGATTTTTCTCAGGAGGGGATGACGCAGTTCAAAGTGGGTGTAAGCCAAATGTTCCCGCGCGGCAAAACGCTCTCACTCAAACGTGAAAAGCTACAAAAGTTGAGTGAGATGCAGCCCTATGCGAGAGCGGATCGAAACGCCCAGGTTGCTGTTACGGTTGCCCAATTGTGGCTGGATACCTATAGAAGTGAACAGACAATCTATTTGATAGAGCAGGACCGGGGGCTTTTTGAGCATCTGGTCGACGTGGCTCAATCCAGCTACACCACGGCTTCCGGAAGAACACGTCAACAGGACCTCGTCAGAGCGCAACTCGAACTGACTCGGCTGGACGACCGCCTCACGCGTTTATACCAGCAGCGGGATATGTCGCTCGCTAAGTTGGGTGAATGGTTGGGTGACCCGGTCATCACTCTTTCCGAAAACGAGAACTCAGAAAGCCTCATTGAATTGAAGGCGCCTGGCTTGATAAAAGAACGAGATCGCTCTACGAAGCTTCGTCAGTTGTCAGAGATCTTGAGTCGCCACCCCAAAATAAAACGCATTGACCAAAAAATTAACGCGTTTGACTCCGGTGTGAAACTAGCGAAGCAAAGCTACAAACCGCAATGGGGGGTTAACGCGAGTTATGGTTATCGGGATCAAACACCCATGGGCGATGATCGCTCAGACTTTTTTTCTGTTGGTGTGAGCTTCGATGTGCCCTTGTTTACGGGTAAGCGACAAGACAAAAAGGTGCAATCGGCTAATGCTGAATTAGAAGCCGTGAAAACCGAGCGTGCGCTAGTACTGCGACAATTGAAAGCCGGCTATGACTCGGCAGAAGCCATGTACCTCAGGTTAGTCGAACGGAAGTTTTTATTTGATTCCCGTTTGCTAAAAGAAATGGCCGAGCAAGCGGAGGCTTCTCTTTCCGCTTATACAAATGACGACGGTGACTTTGCTGAAGTCGTGCGTGCGCGTATTGCTGAACTTAATGCACGGATAGAAGCATTACATGTGGATATCGACATGCAAAAGAACATTGCCCAGCTTAATTATTTTCAGGCGGGCACCCCATCTACAAAAGAATCTAGCCGCGCTGCGCTTTAG
- a CDS encoding DUF411 domain-containing protein, with amino-acid sequence MKVVTLSILSIIFMALVACSESSAPESSEAKQSIAIEVFKSPSCGCCGLWVSHIEENGFDPTIRNRNSLDAIKKKLNIPANMQSCHTGVTSDGYFFEGHIPAKHITAFIANPPEGAIGLAVPGMPAGSPGMEMGDRFTPYEVLLVKADGSTEPFATVSSLEEQY; translated from the coding sequence ATGAAAGTTGTAACGCTCAGTATTCTTTCAATCATATTTATGGCCCTGGTGGCCTGTTCCGAATCGTCAGCACCTGAATCGTCAGAGGCTAAACAAAGCATCGCAATAGAGGTGTTCAAGAGCCCAAGTTGCGGGTGTTGTGGCCTTTGGGTTTCCCATATCGAAGAAAATGGTTTTGACCCTACCATCCGCAATCGTAACTCCCTCGATGCCATCAAAAAGAAGCTCAATATTCCCGCCAATATGCAGTCTTGCCATACCGGCGTGACCTCAGATGGGTATTTCTTTGAAGGCCATATTCCCGCCAAGCATATCACTGCTTTTATAGCCAACCCGCCGGAAGGTGCTATTGGTCTGGCAGTACCGGGCATGCCCGCCGGTAGCCCAGGCATGGAAATGGGGGACCGTTTCACACCCTATGAAGTGTTATTGGTAAAAGCTGACGGCAGCACCGAACCCTTCGCCACGGTGTCCAGCCTAGAGGAGCAATATTAA